The stretch of DNA ATCATTTCTTTTCTGTAGACAGTTTTATTTTTCCTCGTCTAAAACGTTTAACCTGTAAAAATTGGGTTAGGGTGTTGTTTATTGCGCAATTGTTTATCGTCTATACATTTGCAGCAATTGCTAAGATATACCCTGATTGGTTTAACGGAGTCTTTTTAAATGCTCATTTCATGCAATATGCCCATATTTTAAGTGGAAAATACCAATTGGATGGATTAGCTCAAATTATTGGAAGTATAGAGTTTTCTCAAGCAATTGCGTGGTTAGGATTTTTGTTCGATTTGTTTATTGTTCCTGCCATGTTAATTGATCAAACTAGAAAATATGCTTTTCGAGCAGCGGTGTTTTTTCATGTCTTCAATTCGATTGTTTTTGGAATTGGAATATTCCCATTTTTTGCTTTAGCAATGATGATTTTCTTTTATGATCCGGTTAAAATTCAAGAAATTTTCTTCAAAACAAAATCGTTTATGATGGATCGTAACGATGAAGATGGTTTAATTACCACTCGTCGTGTAGCATTTTCATATCTATTAATCTTGTATTTGGTTTGGCAAGTATATTTGCCAATTCGTCATTATATCATTCCAGGAAATGTTTTCTGGACTGAAGAAGGACATCGCTTATCTTGGCGAATGATGTTAAGAAGTCGTTCCAACGATACCAAATTTTATGTTGCATTTCCGGATAAAAATGGAAAATTTAAAACCAAAGAGCAAGTTGACTTGTACCAATACTTAACCTTTAAGCAAGCGGGACGTTTCGGGAGTTCTGCCGATATGATTTGGCAAATGGCACAATTCATCAAAGAAGATTACAAAAAGAAAGGAATCGATCATGTGATGGTATTTGCAGACAGTAAAGTTTCTGTAAATGGATCAGAATATTATCAATACACCAATCCTAAAGTTGATTTAGCCCAAGTCAATTGGAGTTATTTTGGGCATCAAGGATGGATTAAACCTCAACCTAAGGAATTAAAACTATCCTATTTTCATTAATTTTTCTTAACTTTAAATAAATTTCCTTACCATGAAAAAAATAATCGTAATGCTTTTTGCATTGGTAGCATTTACTGCCTGTGATAATAAAAACATCGCACAAGATGCTTATAAAGGTTTAGATAAACAAGAAAAAGAAGCAGCACTTTTAGATAGTATCACCTTGGAAGCACGTCGTACATTTGATGATTTTAAATTGGCGCTGCAGATGAAAGATTCTACCATGACTAATTTTATTGTCAAACAAGAATATATTGTTGATGAAAATGGGAGAACAAGACAAGAGCATTTATGGATTCGTGATGTGTATCAAGATGGAGAAGTGTTAAAAGGTATTGTTGATAATCAACCTCAAATTACAAAAGAGGTGAAATTAAACGATACCATTGTAATCGATGATCAAAAGATTTCGGATTGGATGTTTTATAAAGTTGAACCAACCGATTCGATTGCACGTGTCATTGGTGGTTATTCCGTGAAATACATGCGTAATCAATTATCCGATGCAGAGAAAGTAGAGTTTGATAAACAATACAAAGCAAAGTTCGATTAATCAATGAACTTTATATAAGATTTAATCCCTTACCCCATGTGTAAGGGATTTTTTATGTATGTTTAATCTTACAGATGTTTCATAGACGGTTAATTATTACTTAAAAAATCAACTTTTAATTGCTTTTGTATTGTGTATCTTTTCACTTTATGAAATTTATACTTTTAGAGGAAACAATGAAGTAATAAATAATAACAATAAGAAAGAAATTACTGTACGAGAAAAGAATTGTGGAAGTCATAATGGAGCATTTTCAATTTCCTTTTTGCACAAAGAAAAAGAATACTATACTAAACTTAATGGAGAGACATGTCTGAATCTGAATATTGGTGATAAATACGAAGTATTTTATTCAATCAAAAATGATAATTTTTTAGATAAACCATCAGTTGAACATCGTAAAAAAAGAGTTATGGTTTCCATATTTTAGTCATTCTATCTCTAATTCCTTATAAAAGATTAATCAAAATAGAATATAGCTTAAAATAAAAAAATCCTTTCAAGATTACTTGAAAGGATTTGTGTTGTGGTCCCTACTGGATTCGAACCAGTGACCCCCTGCTTGTAAGGCAGGTGCTCTGAACCAACTGAGCTAAGAGACCTTTTTAGAATTTGATTGAAAAGACTTACTATTGTCTTTATGTGGTCCCTACTGGATTCGAACCAGTGACCCCCTGCTTGTAAGGCAGGTGCTCTGAACCAACTGAGCTAAGAGACCTAATTTAGAATTTGTTTTAAAAGACTTTCTATTGTCTTTTTTGTGGTCCCTACTGGATTCGAACCAGTGACCCCCTGCTTGTAAGGCAGGTGCTCTGAACCAACTGAGCTAAGAGACCTTATTTAGAATTTAATTTGAAAGACTTACTATTGTCTTTATGTGGTCCCTACTGGATTCGAACCAGTGACCCCCTGCTTGTAAGGCAGGTGCTCTGAACCAACTGAGCTAAGAGACCTTGTTTAGAATTTAATTGAAAAGACTTACTATTGTCTTTATGTGGTCCCTACTGGATTCGAACCAGTGACCCCCTGCTTGTAAGGCAGGTGCTCTGAACCAACTGAGCTAAGAGACCTTGTTTAGAATTTAATTGAAAAGACTTACTATTGTCTTTTATGTGGTCCCTACTGGATTCGAACCAGTGACCCCCTGCTTGTAAGGCAGGTGCTCTGAACCAACTGAGCTAAGAGACCTTCGTAATTGGATTGCAAATATAGGGCTGTTTTTGAATAATCCAAATAGATGAATCGAAAATTATCAATAAAAATTCACGCTTTTTTCTTAACTAATTTTATTTCAGGGAAATATTTTTTTAATTTTTATCAAGAAATTTTGAGTTTTTTTTCTTCTCTTCAATTTTTACGCCTTTAAACAGATAAATGATTCCCATAAATGAGATGGAAATGGTAATTATGGAGAAAATAAAAGCAGCACTTGTTGCTAATGTTTCATTAAAATTGAAGCGATGGGCAGCATACATAAAGACCACTTCTCGAATTCCAAATCCACTAAACGAAATAATGGATAAAATTCCTGAGACTAGAAAAATCAATAAATAAATGCTGAAATTTTCTGGATGAATATTTAATCCTTCCAGGACAAAATACAACATTCCAACTTGAATTAACTGTAAGACGATCGAATAAATCATCGAATTAAAAAAGGTCTTTTTATGAAGAGGGAAAATTATCCCAAGGATATAGGGAACTGCAATAAAACCGACTAAAGATGATATTAATGCCCCATACTGAATGACGGGATAATCGGTAAGATTGGATAAATACACCAAAAAGACGATAATTAATACCATGGCAAATAGACCAATGATTTTATCCAAGAATACGGCTTGCGAAATCTTTTTGACCCCATTATCGTAATTCTTATTCAGCATATATACTTTATACGCATCACCACCTACACCTCCTGGTACAAAGGTATTGTAGAACATCCCTAAGAAATACAAGCGAATATTCGATCGATAAGATAAGTCCAATTGAATATCTCGAAAATAATAATCTAAACGAAAGACGGATAAGGCTTGGGAAATGACATATAAAATCACCGCTAATGCGATATACATCCAATTGGCATTCTTATAATTGTCGAAAATGTCGAAAATATGTAATTTGACAAAGAATACGTAATAGATTAAAATAAAGCTAATCGCTAACTTTAATCCGGTTACAATATATTTTTTTGTTTTAGGATTCAAGGGAATATGAGTTCTAAATTAAGGGACAAATTTAGAGATTCTTCAAGAAATCCTTTAAAAAAATAATTCACGTTTATTAATTGTTTGATATTCCTTAGTTTTGTTTAAAATTTTAGGGTATTATGCAATCAAAAGTTATTGTGATCACAGGCTCGTCGTCGGGAGTTGGACTTACTTTAGCCAATTATTTTCACGATCAAGGTCATCAAGTGTATGGATTATCGCGTTCTAAAAAAGGACAAGAGCGATTCCAACATATTCCCACTGATGTTTCGGACAAAGCCAATGTGAAACGTACTTTTCAACAGATTTTAACAGAAACCAATAACCGAATTGATGTCTTGATCAATAATGCAGGTATTGGGATGTTGGGTGCCGTAGAAGATGCTTCGAAAGAGGATATCGAGAAATTATTAAACGTGAATGTGTACGGTCCGATTTATACGATGCAAGAAGTATTACCAGTGATGCGTGCGCAACAATCAGGGCATATATTAAATGTTTCTTCGATTGCTAGTAACAATGGGTTACCATTTAGAGGATATTATTCAGCGTCCAAAGCAATGATCGACCGTTTGATTGAATCGGCTCGTTTAGAAAACCGTCATACAGGGGTAGAAATTGCCACGTTAAATTTTGGGGATATTAAAACCAACATTGCGGAAGGGCGTGTGAAATCATTTGTTTCGGCTTTTTATAAAAAGAAATACGATGAAATGGTCGCCGATATCGACCACGAAGTGGCACAAGGAACACCGACTGAAGATTTAATTCCAATCATTGAAGGTATTTTAAATCAAAAAAACATCAAACCTCACTATTACATCGGGAAAACGATGCAAAAATTTTCGGTGACGTTAAAAAGCATTTTACCTCAGAAAATGTTCGAAAATATTATTGCAAAATACTCAAAGTTAGATTAATGGAAGGGAAAGTCGTTTGGCATTACAAATTATTCGAAGAATTAACCGCCAAAGAATTGTATCAAATTATACAATTACGCAATGAAGTTTTTGTGATTGAACAAGATTGCATTTACCAAGATGCCGATGGAAAGGATTTCAAATGCGGGCATCTGTGGGCGACCATCGAGGATGAAGTGGTTGCGTATTCCCGCATTGTTCCAAAAGGCGTTTCTTATGAAAACGAACCTTCGATTGGACGAGTGGTGAGTAGCGGAAAGCACCGTGGATTAGGTTTAGGAAAACAATTAATTGCCAATTCAATTGAAGTCGTTGAGAATCGCTTTTTCACTTCTTCGATTCGAATTTCAGCTCAATTGTATTTAAAAGCCTTCTACGAATCCTTCGGCTTTGAACAAGTTTCGGAAGCGTATTTAGAAGATGATATTCCACACATCGAAATGTTGAGAAAATAATGAAATTCATCAAGTATATGGTGGTCACATTGGTGACCATTTATTTTTTAGCCGGAATTGGAGATATTCTTTATTCCAATTCGTTAAAAGAGAAAGCCTTGTTTAGCGGTGAAGTACAAGAATGGAACCGCGTGAATCAAGGAGATATAGACGTGGATTTAGCTGTTTTTGGTTCTTCACGGGCAATGATTCATATCAATCCTCAAATTCTGGAAGATTCGTTGGGGATGAAAACGCATAATTTAGGGTTGAACGGAAGTAAATTCAAGATGCAATATTATCGTTTCTTGAAGTATTTGGATAAAAATCCTCATCCTCAGACCATTGTTTGGAATTTGGATACGTTTTCATTTTCGCACATTGATGAAGTGTTTCAACCGAATCAATACGTGCCTTTTATGTTATGGAATTACAAATTGTATGCGTACCTAAAAGAATATGAAAATGCCGATTGGAAAGATTATGTGATTCCGTTTTACCGATACGAAGACCAAAAGTATTGGAAAGATGAAATCCAAAAAGCCGCAAAAGAAAAAGTGGACAAAAATGGAGATTTTCGTTTAAAAGGTTTTAAATCCTATAACCGAAAATGGAATGTCAATTGGGCGAATTTAAAAGCAAAAGATGCGGAATTTGATGCCGAAGTGTATCCTTTGTTAGAAGAATTAATCCAACGTTGTCAACAAGAAAATATTCAATTGATTTTTACGATTGCGCCAGAATTTTACAAAGGGCAAGGGTATATGTTGAACCGCGATGAAATTGTAGGGCGTTACCAAAAAACCTTACAGAAGTATGATTTGCCTTTATTGGATTATTCGGAAGATTCGATCAGTTATCAACAAAAATGGTTTTACAATACCACCCATTTAAACGACAAAGGGGCGGATGAGTTTACCAGAAGATTAGCAACAGCTTTAAAACCTTATATGCAATAGGTGTACAATATAATTAACCCATACAAAAAGCCACTACTGGAGCTTTGTTCCAACAGTGGCTTTTTGTATGGGATACCTAAAAGAAGAAAGGAAAGATTCGGAATTTTTAGCGAAAAATCGTATTTTTAAATCCGTTATTTCAACCCCTCTTTAGGCCTCTTTATTTTCTTTTATGGTCATTGTTTAGTATCGCTTCTATGACGCCTTTATGCTACCTCTATGCTGCCTTTGTTCCGCCTCAACTTCGCTTCAACTAGGAGGTTTCTCTTGTCTTGCTTTAAGTAAAGTTCTCCTAAGAAATGAATGTGCATAAAAAATCCTCATTCATTGAAATGAGGATTGATCGTATAGTACTGTTAAATGATTTCGATTTGTTTTTTGTCTGGTTTCTGCGTCAAATAAACGCCTGAAAGGATTAAAATAAATCCAACGATATGTAACCATGTGATTTTTTCGCCTACTAAAATTCCCCAAAAGACAGAAACCACGGGCATTAAATAAGTTACCATTGAAGAAAACATTGGCCCGGTTGACTGAATTAATTTATAGTACAAAATCATCGCTGTTGCCGTTCCAATTAAACCTAAAATGGCGATAAATCCTAAACTTTGCCATTGTTGCGTCGTTCCTTCAAAAACGGTTGGGAATCCTGAAAACAATAAGATGATTATTGCAGGTGGTAACCAAATCGTAAATAATGAAGAAGATAATTGAAAGGAAGGAATATCGTTTAAATATTTCGTTAAGATTAAACTGTTTAAACCATATAAAGCGGTAGCAAAAACAATAATCATGCAATGCCAAAAGCTATTTTCACCTGTCAATCCATCACCCCCAATTAAGATCACAGCACCTACAAAACCAATGATAGCACCTAAAATTTGATTTTTAGTTCCTCTCAATTGGAAAAATAAAGCACCGAATAACAAGATGAATAAGGGGACTAAGGAATCTAAAATTCCCGCCATCGAACTTGATACCTGCGTCTGGGCAATTGGAAATAAAAACATTGGTACAAAATTCCCGGTAAATCCAGCTAAGGCTACATACCCGATTTTATTTTTTGGAATGCGTTTGATTAGGTTGGGAATTCCCCAAATTGCTAAAACTCCTCCTGCAAAGCATAGTCGTAAGGCCCTAACCTGATAAGGCGTAAAGGAAACTAATCCTTGTTTGATTAAGATAAAAGAACTTCCCCACGTCAGCGCTAAGACGCCTAAAATAATCCAGTTCTGTAACGAAATTTTCATCAATGTGTATTTTGTGCAAAGATGCTAAAGTTCATTTGATAATAAAATAACAATTTCAACTTTTAACCTTTGTGACAAAAACAATCGGTGGTATGGTCGTTTACCATTCCAATGCCTTGCATAAATGCATATATCGTAGTGGATCCAAAAAACTTAAATCCTCTTTTCTTCAAGTCTTTTGCGATTAGATCAGAAAGTGGAGTAGTGGCCGGAACTTCTTCTCTCGTTGTCCAATAGTTGATGATCGGTTGATGGTCGACATAATTCCAAATAAATTGTGCAAATGAACCAAACTCATTCTGAATCTCGATGAATAATTTTGCATTGGAAATGGCCGTTTCAATTTTCCCACGGTGACGAATAATCCCTTCGTTTTGGATCAATTCTTCCACTTTTTCGGTTGAATATTGGGCGACTTTTTGCACCTCAAATTGATCAAAGGCCATTCTAAATTGTTCACGGCGTTTTAAGATCGTTAACCAACTTAATCCCGCTTGAAAACTTTCTAGGATGATAAATTCAAATAAAGGTTGATCATCATAAACCGGTTTTCCCCATTCGTTGTCGTGGTAATCAATATAAATTTGGTCTTTCGTGACCCAAAAGCATCTTTTTTTATTCATGGCTTTACTTCTTTTCTTATTTGTCGTTTGCAAAAGTTATCCTGAATTTTTCAGAATTACATTTACTTTATGAGCTGTCGAGAAAGGTTCAATATAACAGTTGATTTCTTTTATCAATCCTGTCAAGGTTTTAAACCTTGACAGGATTAGAACTTAAATTATTTCTAATGCTTTATCAACGTCATAAACCGGCATCCTACAGGCATAATTTTGGCAAATGTGAATTCCAGTTTGACCTTCCGTCCAGCGGTTTTGTGTAATTTCTAGATGCTCTTTTTCTGCAGCCACAAAAACGGCATTTGGAATGTAATAAAAATGCAGTTGTTTTAAATATTCCTTGGCTTGATCCCCTACAATTACAATTTCTTTGTAATCGTGACTAAAATTTAAATACAATTGTATCCAATTCGCAAATCCAGTCGGGTAATCATGAATCTTATCTTCGATGTTCGAAAGCATTTGTTTGGCTTGTTCGATGTAATGATCTTGACTTAAAATTTTACCCAATTTGAATAAATTATTTGCCATCATCGAATTTGAAGAGGAAATCACATTGTCATAAATTTCAAATGTTTCGTTCACCAAAGGTGTGTCATAATGCGATTTGTACGCAAACATTTTGTTTTTATGGTTGTAGAATTGGTTGAATACTTGTTCTGTTAGATCCTGGGCTTTCTCTAAATAATTTAGTTTCGATGTTGTTTCAAATAATTTGATCAAGGCTTCGATGACTAATGCATAATCATCTAAAAATCCAGGTATGGTTGTTTGCTTGTCTATATAATTTCGGTATAGCGTTTCCCCATTCCATTGTTTTGTTAGCATGAATTGCATGGCATTTTCTGCTAATTCTAAATACTCGTCCTGTCCTAAGGCTTGATAGGCATCGCACAATCCTTTAATTGTTAAGGCGTTCCAAGAAGTTAGAATTTTTTCATCGCGATGCGGTTTGATGCGTTGTTCACGGATCGGATTTAAAATTGCTTTCCAATGTTTAACTTTTAATAAAAGATCTTCCAACGATATTTGGTGTTTTTCCGCAAAATCTTCATCATCTGTTAATCGCATCAGAATATGGTTACCGTGTTCCCATTCGCCAAAACCGTCGATGTTATAATACGCTTTGAATAATTCGAAATCATCGGCTAATATCTCTTTTAATTCAGCAGAATTCCACACATAATATTTACCTTCTTCGCCCTCTGAATCGGCATCGATTGCGGCATAAAAGGCATTTTCAGGCGCAAGCATTTCGTCTTTTAACCAATTTAAAGTTTCATCCATTACGCTTTTGTATTCCTCTTCTCCATAAACTTTAAAGGCATTCGCATACAATGAAAGCAATTGTCCGTTGTCGTATAACATTTTCTCGAAATGAGGCACTTTCCAATAGGGATCGACCGAATAGCGTGCGAATCCACCTTTTAGTTGATCGTAAATACCGCCAAAAGCCATACGGTCCACTGTTATTTTTGTCTGAATCAATACGTCTTCATCTTTGGTTTGTACGCCATAACGCAGTATCGCTTCCCATGCATTGGGTAGCATGAATTTTGGCGCACGGTTAAATCCTCCCCATTCGTCATCAAACTGTTGTTTCCAAAAATCAAACGTTTCTTGAATTTTATCTTTGGAAAATTGCTGCTCGGATTTTAATTCTATGGTTTCCATTTTCGTTAAACCCTCTGCAATGGAATGCACATATTCCAAAGTTTTGGAATAGTTCTGGTGGTACATGGCTTGAATGTTCATCAATAATTCGATCCATTGGTGTTTTGGGAAATATGTTCCACCATAAAAAGGACGACCATCGGGCAATGCAAAGACGTTTAATGGTCATCCGCCGGATTGATGAATAATTTGCACCACATTCATGTACAAAACATCTAAATCAGGACGTTCTTCTCGATCAATTTTAATGCAGACAAAATGTTCGTTCATGATTTCAGCCACTTCATCATTTTCAAACGATTGATGTTCCATGACGTGACACCAATGACAAGCCGAATAGCCGATAGAAATCAATAACGGTTTATTCATTTCCTGAGCATAGGCTAAAACTTCATCGCTCCAACTTTGCCACCAAACCGGGTTGTTTTCGTGTTGTTTTAAATAGGGACTTGTTGCCGATTTTAGATTATTTTGTTGAAAATTCATGCTTCCTCAATTTGAATTATTAAAGTTCGGACAATTTGAATAGATGAAAAAGTTTATCTTCGGTAAAATTTAAAATATAATGGATACGTACGAAATCATTTCCATCGGCATATATATGCTTTTAATGATTGGAATTGGCGTTTATTCTTTTCGAAAATCGAATTCAAATTCAGAAGACTTTTTAATTGGAGGCCTTAAAATGGGAGCGGCAGTAACGGCTTTGTCAGCGGGATCATCTGATATGAGTGGATGGTTGTTGATGGGTGTACCCGGCGCCATGTATTTCACAGGATTATCTTCTATATGGATTGCTATAGGGTTAACGATAGGGGCATTTTTAAATTATTTGATTGTTGCGCCACGATTACGTTTATATACAGAAGTTGCAGGAAATTCGATTACATTACCGGTGTTTTTTGAAAATCGTTTCAAGGACAAAACACATTTGTTAAAAATCGTTTCATCACTTTTAATCTTAGTTTTCTTTACGCTTTATACTTCATCTGGAATGGTAGCGGGAGGAAAATTATTTGAATCCGCTTTTGGTTTCGATTATAAGAATGGTTTATACCTTACCAGTTTAGTCGTTGTATTGTATGCATTTTTAGGAGGATTTTTAGCTGTATCGTTGACGGATTTTGTTCAAGGAACCATTATGGTTTTGGCTCTGGTAATTGTACCTCTAGTGGCATTAATCGAAATTGGAGGTATTGGAGAAACTTTGCAACTTGTAGCTTCTAAAGGAGATCACTATTTAGATTTATTCTCTGGTACGACAACAATTAGTATTATATCATTATTGGCTTGGGGATTAGGCTATTTTGGTCAACCTCATATATTAGTTCGGTTTATGGCAATTGGTCAAGTTGGTGATTTGACAAAAGCACGTCGAATTGGAATTACGTGGATGATTTTTACTGTAGGTGGTGCATTGTTAGTTGGCTTAATAGGAATTGCCTATTTATTAAAATTTGATGGAACGACAATGTTGAAATTTGATGCTTCCAAAACAGAATCAGAAACCATTTTTATTTATTTCTCGCGAATACTATTTCATCCCTTAATCGGTGGGTTTTTATTATCCGCAATTTTAGCGGCTGTAATGAGTACAATTTCTTCTCAGTTGTTGGTGACATCTAGTTCTTTAACAGAAGATATTTATAAAGCTTTTCTCCACAAAAAAGCAACCTCAAAACAGCTATTAATGGTGAGCCGTATATCGGTACTGTTAGTGGCTATTATCTCATTAATGTTGTCCATTTCGCCTAAAGATTCCATTTTAAATTTAGTGGGAAATGCTTGGGCAGGATTTGGTGCTGCGTTTGGACCTCTTATTCTCTTATCCTTGCTTTGGAAAAGGACAACTTGGCAAGGGGCATTAGTTGGAATGATTGTTGGTGCAAGTGTGGTTCTGATTTGGGTATATGCCGACCATTCGTACAAGGATTGGTATGAACTATTACCTGGATTTGTTTGTTCATTTGTATCGATTATTTTGGTTTCTCTTTTAACACAAAAGGAAAACAAGGCAATTACTTACGAATTCGAACAAGTGAATAAATTAATTAAAAAATAATTTAAATGTATTTTCTGAACACGATGTCTTTTGGGTTTATCGTTCAAAAAATATATTTGTTTGTATATTTGTAGAAAGTAGATTTTAAAGAAGAATCGAAAAAATATTTCTTTAGGAAGAATGATGAATGATATTATTCAATTACTACCAGATCATGTAGCCAATCAAATTGCTGCTGGAGAAGTGGTGCAACGCCCTTCATCTGTAGTGAAAGAGTTAATTGAGAATGCGGTAGACGCGGGTGCAACATCCATTCAATTAATTTGCAAAGATGCTGGTAGAACGTTAATCCAAGTTATAGATAACGGTAGCGGAATGAGTGTGACAGATGTTCGTATGGCATTTGAACGACATGCGACTTCTAAAATTAAAACTACCGAAGATATATTCTCTATTCATACCAAAGGATTTAGAGGAGAGGCATTAGCTTCGATTGCCGCAGTGGCGCAAGTGGAAACTAAAACTCGTCGCGAAATAGATGAATTAGGAAATCAATTAATCATCGAAGGTGGGGTGGTACGCAATCAAGATCCTGTGGTATGTCCAGTTGGAACTTCAATTTCAGTAAAAAATTTATTTTACAATGTTCCAGCGCGTCGCAATTTTCTTAAATCCAATCAAGTAGAATTTCGACATATTCAAGACGAGTTTCAACGTATAGCTTTGGCACATGAAAATGTAAGCTTTTTCTTGCATCACAATGATTCTGAAGTGTATCATTTAAAAGCAGGAAATCTAAAGCAACGAATTGTTCAAATTTTTGGTAAAAAATTAGGTGCACAAATTATATCGGTTGAAGAAGATACAGAAATCGTTAAGATCAAAGGGTATGTAGGGAAACCTGATGCGGCTAAAAAATCGAGAGGAGAACAATTCTTCTTTGTTAATAACCGATTTATCCGTAGTCCATATTTGCACAATGCTTTATGTGATGCGTTTGAAGATTTATTGCCTGCTGGTTATCAGCCTGCTTATTTCTTGTATTTAGAATTGGATCCGTCTCGTATCGATATCAATATTCATCCGACTAAGACTGAGATTAAGTTTGAAGATGAAGCCTTGATTTATACGATTATTCGAGCAGCAGTAAAACATGCATTAGGTCAGTTTAATGTCATTCCATCCTTGGATTTTGAACAAGATCCTAACTGGGCATTTATCCCTTCAGCAACAGAAGATGCCGAAATTAAAATGCCTGAGATTACAGTGGATCAAAGTTTTAATCCTTTTTCAAATGATAATCGTTACCGTGCACCCAAACCATCGGCAATTAAATCCACAATGGATTTTTACAATGATGCAGTGGAATTAGAAATTGAAAATAATCACGCGCATCAAGTGTTTGAGTCTGATTTTGGTCAAACGCACGAATTGTTTGAATCTGAAGTAGGGCAATCAGAAAAATTCAATGTGATTCAATGGCAATCGAAATATTTGATTGTAGAATACCATGGAGAATTATTGATTATTGATCAACACCGAGCGCATCAAAAGATTTTATTCGAAAAATACATTCACTCGAAGCGAGAAAATGGATTGGTTCAACAAATGCTTTTCCCAATTGAATTGGATTTATCGCCGAATGATCGTCAAAAGTTAATTAATGTTGAAAGTCAA from Faecalibacter sp. LW9 encodes:
- the putP gene encoding sodium/proline symporter PutP, whose product is MDTYEIISIGIYMLLMIGIGVYSFRKSNSNSEDFLIGGLKMGAAVTALSAGSSDMSGWLLMGVPGAMYFTGLSSIWIAIGLTIGAFLNYLIVAPRLRLYTEVAGNSITLPVFFENRFKDKTHLLKIVSSLLILVFFTLYTSSGMVAGGKLFESAFGFDYKNGLYLTSLVVVLYAFLGGFLAVSLTDFVQGTIMVLALVIVPLVALIEIGGIGETLQLVASKGDHYLDLFSGTTTISIISLLAWGLGYFGQPHILVRFMAIGQVGDLTKARRIGITWMIFTVGGALLVGLIGIAYLLKFDGTTMLKFDASKTESETIFIYFSRILFHPLIGGFLLSAILAAVMSTISSQLLVTSSSLTEDIYKAFLHKKATSKQLLMVSRISVLLVAIISLMLSISPKDSILNLVGNAWAGFGAAFGPLILLSLLWKRTTWQGALVGMIVGASVVLIWVYADHSYKDWYELLPGFVCSFVSIILVSLLTQKENKAITYEFEQVNKLIKK
- the mutL gene encoding DNA mismatch repair endonuclease MutL; its protein translation is MMNDIIQLLPDHVANQIAAGEVVQRPSSVVKELIENAVDAGATSIQLICKDAGRTLIQVIDNGSGMSVTDVRMAFERHATSKIKTTEDIFSIHTKGFRGEALASIAAVAQVETKTRREIDELGNQLIIEGGVVRNQDPVVCPVGTSISVKNLFYNVPARRNFLKSNQVEFRHIQDEFQRIALAHENVSFFLHHNDSEVYHLKAGNLKQRIVQIFGKKLGAQIISVEEDTEIVKIKGYVGKPDAAKKSRGEQFFFVNNRFIRSPYLHNALCDAFEDLLPAGYQPAYFLYLELDPSRIDINIHPTKTEIKFEDEALIYTIIRAAVKHALGQFNVIPSLDFEQDPNWAFIPSATEDAEIKMPEITVDQSFNPFSNDNRYRAPKPSAIKSTMDFYNDAVELEIENNHAHQVFESDFGQTHELFESEVGQSEKFNVIQWQSKYLIVEYHGELLIIDQHRAHQKILFEKYIHSKRENGLVQQMLFPIELDLSPNDRQKLINVESQLLSFGFDISLDEEAILINAIPVDVQQEDVVSIFMDFIDELEFKESLELDQSFAKILAKNAAVKKGAVLKEEQATSLVEELLRLPNPNYSPYGRPIFVQMNTSEVEKILQ